In Arthrobacter sp. QXT-31, one genomic interval encodes:
- a CDS encoding glucose-6-phosphate isomerase — MNTLSYDATGAARKALEQHLSALVEDRVATRIFAKDHTLWGPDAESESAIRLGWVEAATVSRSLVDGILELRDALKAEGVTRIVLCGMGGSSLAPEVIAGTAGVELTVLDSTDPEQVGAALADRLAETAIVVSSKSGSTLETDSQRRIFEQAFTDAGIDARSRIIVVTDPGSPLDKASRDAGYRAVFNADPNVGGRYSALTAFGLVPSGLAGVDIAALLDEAEEAAEVLNEDAPENIGLVLGAALGGTSPLRNKIVIAEDGSGIVGFADWAEQLIAESTGKLGTGVLPVVAGPNAPEVTSGAEDVLVVRLVSTDADVELGENEMAIAGGLASQLLVWEFATAVAGRLLGINPFDQPDVEAAKVAARGLLDAQPEPTPANFTDGAIEVRGGEWLGDAATAADAVAALLGQLGADGYLSVQAYFDRLAFSQLEGVRDELAAVSGRPVTFGWGPRFLHSTGQFHKGGPAIGVFLQVTAASATDLAIPERPFTFGELIAAQAAGDAQVLSEHGRPVLRLHLTDRAAGVAQLQEIVSSLASKAASATES; from the coding sequence ATGAACACACTCAGCTACGACGCCACCGGTGCCGCCCGGAAGGCTCTTGAGCAGCACCTGTCCGCCCTCGTTGAAGACCGGGTTGCCACCCGTATTTTCGCGAAGGACCACACTTTGTGGGGTCCGGATGCGGAGTCCGAGTCGGCTATCCGCCTGGGCTGGGTCGAGGCGGCTACTGTCTCCCGGTCCCTGGTGGACGGCATCCTGGAGCTCCGGGATGCCCTGAAGGCCGAAGGGGTGACCCGGATTGTGCTGTGCGGCATGGGCGGGTCCTCGCTGGCTCCTGAGGTCATCGCCGGCACCGCAGGCGTCGAGCTGACTGTGCTGGACAGCACCGACCCCGAACAGGTCGGCGCTGCCCTGGCGGACCGTCTTGCGGAGACCGCGATCGTGGTGTCCTCGAAGTCGGGTTCAACCCTGGAGACCGATTCGCAGCGCCGGATCTTCGAGCAGGCCTTCACCGATGCCGGCATCGATGCCCGGAGCCGGATCATCGTGGTGACCGATCCGGGTTCCCCGCTGGATAAGGCGTCCCGTGACGCCGGGTACCGGGCGGTGTTCAACGCGGACCCGAACGTCGGTGGCCGGTACTCGGCGCTGACCGCTTTCGGGCTTGTCCCCTCCGGCTTGGCCGGGGTGGACATCGCGGCCCTGCTGGACGAGGCGGAGGAAGCCGCCGAGGTCCTGAACGAGGACGCACCGGAGAACATTGGCCTGGTCCTGGGGGCCGCGCTGGGCGGCACGAGCCCGCTGCGGAACAAGATCGTCATTGCGGAGGACGGCTCCGGCATTGTCGGTTTTGCTGACTGGGCCGAACAGCTCATCGCCGAATCCACGGGCAAGCTCGGCACAGGCGTCCTGCCGGTGGTCGCCGGACCGAACGCCCCGGAAGTTACCTCCGGCGCTGAAGACGTCCTGGTGGTCCGGCTGGTCAGCACGGACGCCGACGTCGAACTTGGCGAGAACGAGATGGCCATCGCCGGCGGGCTCGCCTCGCAGCTGCTGGTGTGGGAGTTCGCCACGGCCGTGGCCGGGCGCCTGCTGGGCATCAACCCGTTCGACCAGCCCGACGTCGAGGCCGCGAAGGTCGCTGCCCGCGGGCTGCTGGACGCGCAGCCGGAACCGACGCCGGCCAACTTCACCGACGGGGCGATCGAGGTCCGCGGCGGGGAATGGCTGGGTGACGCGGCGACCGCGGCCGACGCTGTTGCGGCGCTGCTGGGACAGCTGGGTGCCGACGGGTACCTGAGCGTGCAGGCGTACTTCGACCGACTGGCGTTCTCCCAGCTTGAAGGTGTCCGGGACGAACTGGCCGCCGTGAGCGGCCGTCCGGTCACGTTCGGCTGGGGTCCCCGGTTCCTGCACTCCACCGGGCAGTTCCACAAGGGCGGCCCCGCGATCGGCGTGTTCCTGCAGGTCACCGCGGCGTCCGCCACGGACCTGGCCATCCCGGAGCGCCCGTTCACCTTCGGTGAGCTGATCGCGGCGCAGGCCGCCGGCGACGCCCAGGTGCTCAGCGAGCACGGCCGGCCCGTCCTGCGCCTGCACCTGACCGACCGTGCGGCGGGCGTGGCCCAGCTGCAGGAGATTGTTTCGTCGCTGGCCAGCAAGGCAGCATCCGCCACTGAGAGCTAA
- a CDS encoding glucose-6-phosphate dehydrogenase assembly protein OpcA yields MIVDLPNTTTSNVSKKIQSLREQGGVIALGRVLTLVVVTKSGLEEEAIEAANEASREHPCRIIVLADAGSSAPNRLDAQIRVGGDAGASEVIVLRGYGELAEESESLVAALLLPDAPIVAWWPHGAPKNACETSIGRIAHRRITDSANEAEPQVALENIRNTYKAGDTDLAWTRLTNWRIQLAAVLDQVDSSPVTAVAVEGASDSPSTILLAAWLTLTLDAPVTIVADPAGTGIRRVRLTRASGDVQLFRPGLSVAELTQPGQPAQRISLPRRSLRDCLAEELRRLDPDEVFGEVITIGLPRTNLRSVRPSER; encoded by the coding sequence ATGATCGTAGACCTGCCCAACACCACCACCTCGAACGTCTCGAAAAAGATCCAGTCCCTGCGCGAGCAGGGCGGCGTGATCGCGCTCGGCCGGGTGCTCACCCTCGTGGTGGTCACCAAGTCCGGGCTCGAGGAAGAAGCGATCGAGGCTGCCAACGAGGCCAGCCGCGAACACCCCTGCCGGATCATCGTGCTCGCCGACGCCGGATCGTCCGCGCCGAACCGGCTCGACGCCCAGATCCGGGTCGGCGGGGACGCCGGCGCGTCCGAGGTCATCGTGCTGCGCGGCTACGGCGAACTCGCCGAGGAAAGCGAATCCCTCGTCGCAGCGCTGCTGCTGCCCGACGCCCCGATCGTGGCCTGGTGGCCGCACGGCGCACCGAAAAACGCCTGCGAAACCTCGATCGGACGCATCGCCCACCGGCGCATCACCGACTCGGCCAACGAAGCCGAACCGCAGGTCGCGCTGGAAAACATCCGGAACACCTACAAAGCCGGCGACACCGACCTCGCCTGGACCCGCCTGACCAACTGGCGGATCCAGCTCGCCGCCGTCCTGGACCAGGTGGACTCCTCACCCGTCACCGCCGTCGCCGTCGAGGGCGCCTCGGACTCCCCCAGCACCATCCTCCTCGCGGCCTGGCTGACCCTGACCCTGGACGCCCCGGTCACGATCGTGGCCGACCCCGCCGGAACCGGCATCCGCCGCGTCCGGCTCACCCGCGCCAGCGGAGACGTCCAGCTCTTCCGTCCCGGACTCTCCGTTGCCGAGCTGACCCAGCCCGGGCAGCCCGCACAGCGGATCTCGCTCCCGCGACGCAGCCTCCGCGACTGCCTCGCCGAGGAACTCCGCCGCCTCGACCCCGACGAAGTCTTCGGCGAAGTGATTACTATTGGACTGCCACGTACCAATCTAAGGAGTGTCCGTCCCAGTGAGCGCTGA